GGGGAAATAGTGCAGATTGCCACCTCTTTTGATCCACAGCAGACGGTTAAAGATTATTTTTATCGCATCAAACGCAAGACCGCTTTGCTCATTGCCGCCAGCTGCCAGCTGGGAGCCGTCGCCTGTGGTGCCCCGCCCAGCATCTACATGGCACTGCGCCGCTTTGGCCATTATATAGGTATGGCCTTTCAAATTACAGATGATATACTGGATATGACGGCCGATGAGGCCAGGTTGGGCAAGCCGCTGGGCAGTGACATGCGGCAGGGGATATTAACCCTGCCGGTCATATTTGCCTTGCAGGGACCGCACGGAGCCGAGCTCAAACAAATGGTCACCAGGCGGGACAAGTCCCAGGCTGAAATTGAGAGGGCCATTGACCTGGTGGTCTCCTGCGGGGCGGTGGAAAAAGCCAACCGGGTGGTCGGGCGGTACATTGACAAGGCGCGCCGCCAGCTGTTGGACCTGCCCGACATACCGGCTCGCCGGACCATGGCCATCATTGCCGAGTTCATCATTCAGAGAAAGTTTTAAAGTGGGGAAACCGGAGTTGGCTGCTTATTATCACGTGACCATCAACCTGGCCGGACAGCTCTGTCTGGTGGTGGGTGGCGGCAAAGTGGCCGGGCGTAAAGCGAAGACGCTCCTGGAATGTGGCGCGCGGATCAGACTGGTCAGCCCGCAATTGGTGCCCGAACTGGACGAGTTGGTGCGCCGCAGCGGCGACAGCATTTTCTATCAGGCGCGCCCCTACCAGCCGGCCGACTTGCATGGTGTGTTGCTGGTGATTGCCGCTACCGGCGATGTGGAGGTGAACCGCCGCATTGCGCAGGAATGCCGGCACAGGAGTTTGCTGGTGAATGTGGTGAACGATCCGGCCGCGGGCAATTTTTTTGTGCCGGCCACTGTCAGGCGCGGCGCGTTGACCATAGCCGTCTCCACGGCCGGCAAAAGCCCGCTCCTGTCCAGATATATTCGCCAGGAACTGGAAAGCATTTTCCCGCCCCAGTATGCCGAACTGGTGGAACTGCTGGGTGAGTTGAGGGCACAAATTATCAGCCGGGTACAGGATGCAGAGCACCGCCAGGTCTTGCTGGCCGGTTTGCTGGACGAGCACATCTGGCAGCTTGTGCGCGCTGGACAGTTTGAGCTGGCAAAGGAGAGAATCAGGCATGCAAGTAGTGGTAGTGGGGCTCAATCATAAAACCGCCCCGGTGCAGGTGAGGGAAAAGCTGGCCTTTTCCGAGCACAG
This window of the Desulfurispora thermophila DSM 16022 genome carries:
- a CDS encoding polyprenyl synthetase family protein, with the translated sequence MLDIFYEIRDDLGKVEEMLKEVVQAPEKTMTETALHLINAGGKRLRPAFCLLGAKFHNYHLPTVLPLAVALELIHMASLVHDDVVDAATTRRGVPTVKAMWGNRFSTHLGDFLFARSLVLISQYSNPLIPRVLARTSVQMTEGEIVQIATSFDPQQTVKDYFYRIKRKTALLIAASCQLGAVACGAPPSIYMALRRFGHYIGMAFQITDDILDMTADEARLGKPLGSDMRQGILTLPVIFALQGPHGAELKQMVTRRDKSQAEIERAIDLVVSCGAVEKANRVVGRYIDKARRQLLDLPDIPARRTMAIIAEFIIQRKF
- a CDS encoding precorrin-2 dehydrogenase/sirohydrochlorin ferrochelatase family protein: MAAYYHVTINLAGQLCLVVGGGKVAGRKAKTLLECGARIRLVSPQLVPELDELVRRSGDSIFYQARPYQPADLHGVLLVIAATGDVEVNRRIAQECRHRSLLVNVVNDPAAGNFFVPATVRRGALTIAVSTAGKSPLLSRYIRQELESIFPPQYAELVELLGELRAQIISRVQDAEHRQVLLAGLLDEHIWQLVRAGQFELAKERIRHASSGSGAQS